AGAACTTTCTACTGCATGGACTGTGTCTTTTGGTGCGGGCGCTGCACCGAGCCCACGATGCAGGGCAGAAAATCAATTAATCGCATAGCGTCCAGCGAAGCCTGCTCAGTCTTCAAAGGCAGCGGCCAGAAAATTCAGCGTAAGGAGGGTTATGTTGAATCTGGTCCTTAGCAGGGTAAACGCCCTTGATTGGTTGACTGATGAACGCTGGATTGTTTTTGGCTATAACGGCGGCTTTGGGCAATATTTGGAGCACTGCTATTTTGCGCCTGGAACCGCTAAAAACGCCGAGTTTGAGGTCATGGTGGCGCTAGTAGTCGTCGAAGGCAGGGCAGGTATTTCGGCGTTTTTTCGCATAAGAGACTCTGTTGAAAACCGCGATTCCTTGAGAGCAGCGCTAGCTGAGTTTAATGATAAACGGTTGCTGAGTTTGGCAGAGCTCGACGACGGCATAGAGGCTCTTAGGGAAAGAATCAGAGAAAAAGTGGTTCCAAAGCTGAGGTGAAAATGTTTTGGTTGGCGCTGAGGGTAGAAGTCAAAATATTTCGCGTTTAAAGTCAAAAGTCAAATTTGACTTCAATACCGTCCGCTCCCGCGTCATCCCAATCCTCAAAGGCATCGAAGTCAAGATGTATCCTGCCAAGATAGGGCGTGCCCGTGGATGGAAGCGCCAGCATGTCGCTTATTATGTTAAGAAGCTGGAAAAGGCAGGTCTAATCCGTCGATTAAAGCGCAGTAACATCATCGATTATGAGTTGACGGAGCGAGGTCAAAATTTTCTCATATCCTGTGAGGGCGTCCTCTTCAGTAGTGGGGTGTTTCGGTTGCATCGGTGTTTTTTCAAGTATCCTGTGCTGCGTGAGGGCGTTTATCCTTCTGGGGATTTTAGGCGGATTGAGATGCAGAATTGGACAGCTCTTTTGGGGTTAGAGCAAGGCGTCAAGGTTAGGCATACGACGACTTCTTGGATTGTGCATGTTGAGACCTTCTACGGTCGTAGTCCGGGTGAATTGGTAACGTTGGCTAAGAACTTGGCTGACCGCGTCGCTCAAGGTTTGATGAGTAAGTATGGTTGTGTTTTGGGGCAGGGAACAATTAACAACCGTCATGAGTTAGGCATCGACGACCCAGTAGCCAATTTGCTAAACCGTTATTTTGAGGTGAGCACACCTAAGCGGTTGATTGATGATAGCCCAGGCGAAGACGAAGGAGAACTGGACCATCTTGGCCGTGACGCCGCAGTCGAGTATTTACTGATGCCGGAGCGTGTCAAAAAGCTGGAAGGACAAGTAGAGACTGCGCTTGGTGATTTGGAGCGAATTTCTGGCAGTCTTGCAAAGTTGGAGAAGATGGGTTGCGACTTAGCCAAGGTTGCAGATGCCTTGGGCAGGCTCGTAGGAAACTTTGAAGGCGGTACTCAAGAGGGACCTAAGACCGGAGGAGAGGGAGGAAAAAGCTATGTTTCCTAGCTGTAGTTTCATGTTTTTGGCTGTTAAAACCTGTTCAAAAGCACTTTTAGCGGTATGCCGAGTGTATGGGAAAAGTCCATGCTTTTTGGAAGTTGCTTTTCTACGGTTGCTTGGTGTAGATGCCAGAGCGCTAAAAGTTGCCTGCCTTCATGGAGCGAAAACCTTGGAGTGCGCATTTTGACATGGAAACAAGCGATAAGCCCGTTCAAAACAAGCCAGTTTCAGCCCAAAAAACCGAGAAAAAGAAGCGCAGCCAAGCCGACAAGGTTGGAAAACTCAAGTACCTACTTGCCAAGGACAAGAAACTCGACCGAGACATCGCCGAAATCAAGCTACTGCTTAGGGTTATCTTTGCAGGCTTGAAGGATTCTTTGCATTTTGATAAGTCACTTATCGAGGAAGCAGCCTGCCAAGATGAAGTTGACACGGCAATCCTTCAGCTCCTCTTTGAGGCAGGCTCTCCCGGATTACTGCCTAAAGATATAGCCGCTAAATTGGTTGAATTCAAGATTGCCCGGCATCAGGTGACCCGACGGATTGAACGCATGAATAAGCGGCTGGCTAAGGAATTGGATTCGGTGGTTGTTGAGCGGCGCGGTTGGTGCTGGGCTATGACAAGCTTTGGCGTAGACGCCTACAAAGCATCAGAGAAGGACTTGCTATCCCAAGGCGTAACTCTACATAGCGCTTCTGAAGAGGAGACATAGCGTTTGGCGTTGACTGAGCGTGAGAAGGCAATTTTGCGTTTGAAAGCTGAGGGCGTGTCAGATTACCGAATTGCGCGCAAGCTTAGGATGGAAACACCCAACGTGACTCGCTGTAGAAAGAATGCTTTAAAGAAAATTCAGCGCGCTAAAGCTGATTTAGAGTTTATTGAGGGACTTAAACGCGGGTAGTCCAACTAAATTAAAAATTGAAGGTCTCTTCGATTTGCAGTAAAACCGCCTGAGTATTTGTTGATCATTCTATTTTGCGTTTGATTTCCTGTGGGTCGTTTTCAAAGTTGTGCATAGGCATGACAAATGCTGGATGGGTTCGTGTGCACAACTACTTCTAAGGGGCTTTTAGGCGGCTACTTTTCTGCTTCTGCGTCTGCTTTAGGTTGCAGGTTGGTTGTGCAGGTTGTCACAAGCAGAAAACCAAGCACGATAGCCGTCAAGTATCCACAAATACACCCGAACTTAACCCCGTTAAGTAACTGACTCAACCGCGATGGGCTTCAAACCGAATGCTGCCGATTGGGTAAGCGATTGATTTAAAAACCCAAAGGCAAATAGAG
This DNA window, taken from Candidatus Bathyarchaeota archaeon, encodes the following:
- a CDS encoding LuxR C-terminal-related transcriptional regulator translates to MALTEREKAILRLKAEGVSDYRIARKLRMETPNVTRCRKNALKKIQRAKADLEFIEGLKRG